In Nasonia vitripennis strain AsymCx chromosome 2, Nvit_psr_1.1, whole genome shotgun sequence, a genomic segment contains:
- the LOC100123709 gene encoding protein lin-54 homolog isoform X1, translating into MSVNKGQSTRTLVEPVTLGSQTLTDTELSALTLASTEGQYTSSDYETLANIEAELECMNAEEVMTTEEDNTVIMEGIETETIIPDVEMADISQEVHNEQIIYTTAHQSSQNLILQTKPTLQRVPTSSSVQIKPNVGQTSQSQSIMIVSPATGGGASQILKISHPASASPNQLQSIAQSLITGKSPDGNIVQIRSTQGGKLTTKTSGNISMGHVQSIKTVQSGKRVAQNSQQNRNVITKMILTNTQPQSGQQVLIASSPSDSQQGQTIKFLSSNTPNLGMGSPTKTITFAQAQQMGLLPTNKVQHILPSASQKQTGIIVNKLVQSTSAQPAKLTIVPNTAVKSPAKILPAPVSGQSKSNSQVGSSSKVVHQNSQKVIIRQGSLKQGTVHNSNPIIRIPANQTISPNQVHQLQVPGRQVQYVRLVSTPSSGTSNVMTVGKTKTSTTLQTVGVSQKISGQQQIVKVVPLNTGNQTLRTVAPKSSMSGTTQRLIIPASAPVGGSSKSSTVTIPASALSQLTSGQAVLSTTSNVGNIVVLPAQYLQQQADESKSKSQQSTPTLLNSSQGSQGSIGNSSGGSLSDSKTSRSFNNSDANGIRPRKPCNCTKSQCLKLYCDCFANGEFCHMCNCNNCSNNLGNEEERQRAIKSCLERNPNAFRPKIGKGRETGEDIRRHNKGCNCKRSGCLKNYCECYEAKIPCSENCKCIGCRNVEEPALHKQSLKDLAEAVEVRTAQLNLSKAKMQQISDTTFRPPAASNTGARQPFNFLTDKVVEMTCQCLMAQAEEAERNMFDDETSQKLIIEEFGRCLKEIIESAHKAEAT; encoded by the exons ATGTCGGTGAACAAGGGTCAAAGTACACGGACACTCGTGGAACCGGTGACTCTGGGTTCTCAAACACTCACTGACACCGAGTTAAGTGCTTTAACTTTGGCTAGTACTGAGGGACAATATACTTCGAGTGATTACGAGACGCTTGCAAATATTGAAGCTGAATTAGAATGTATGAATGCAGAAGAAGTAATGACGACAGAAGAGGATAACACTGTTATCATGGAGGGTATCGAAACTGAAACTATCATACCAGATGTGGAAATGGCTGATATTTCCCAAGAGGTACACAATGAGCAGATAATTTATACTACTGCTCATCAGAGTAGTCAGAATTTGATTTTGCAAACAAAACCTACCTTGCAGAGGGTGCCTACTTCAAGTTCAGTTCAA atAAAACCAAATGTTGGTCAAACGTCACAAAGTCAATCTATAATGATTGTTTCTCCAGCAACAGGCGGTGGTGCAAgccaaattttgaaaatttctcatCCTGCATCTGCATCTCCAAATCAATTGCAATCAATAGCACAAAGTTTAATAACAGGAAAATCACCAGATGGTAATATTGTACAAATTAGATCAACGCAAGGTGGCAAGCTGACCACTAAGACATCTGGAAATATTTCAATGGGTCATGTGCAAAGTATAAAAACAGTTCAATCTGGAAAGAGAGTAGCCCAGAATTCGCAGCAAAACAGAAAT GTTATTACAAAAATGATTTTGACCAATACTCAACCACAAAGTGGGCAACAAGTTTTAATTGCTTCGTCACCCAGTGATAGTCAGCAAGGGCAAACCATCAAATTTTTGAGTAGTAATACTCCTAATCTAGGTATGGGAAGTCCAACTAAAACCATAACGTTTGCACAAGCTCAACAAATGGGTCTACTTCCAACAAACAAAGTACAACATATTTTACCATCAGCATCACAAAAACAAACG GGaataattgtaaataagtTGGTGCAATCAACATCAGCTCAACCTGCAAAGTTGACTATTGTTCCAAATACTGCTGTCAAATCTCCTGCAAAAATCTTGCCAGCTCCAGTTTCTGGACAATCAAAGTCTAATTCACAAGTTGGTTCATCGTCGAAAGTTGTACATCAGAATTCACAAAAAGTTATCATCCGACAA GGTTCACTAAAACAAGGGACTGTTCATAACAGTAATCCTATTATCAGGATACCAGCTAATCAAACTATTAGTCCTAATCAAGTACATCAGTTACAAGTACCTGGGCGTCAG GTACAGTATGTTCGACTTGTTAGTACACCATCCTCAGGAACTAGTAATGTAATGACAGTTGGAAAGACGAAAACATCAACAACACTTCAAACAGTTGGAGTTTCACAAAAAATCAGTGGCCAACAACAGATAGTAAAG GTGGTACCATTAAATACTGGAAATCAAACTCTTAGAACAGTAGCACCAAAATCATCAATGTCAGGTACCACTCAAAGATTAATAATACCTGCCTCTGCACCTGTTGGAGGATCATCAAAAAGCAGTACTGTAACTATTCCTGCATCTGCTCTAAGTCAACTTACATCAGGACAAGCTGTTCTATCTACTACTTCAAATGTTGGTAACATAGTAGTTCTCCCAGCGCAGTATCTCCAGCAG CAGGCAGATGAATCGAAAAGTAAATCTCAACAATCAACGCCGACTTTATTAAATAGTTCACAAGGTTCACAAGGTTCCATAGGAAATTCATCAGGTGGCTCGTTATCGGATTCGAAAACTTCGAGATCATTCAATAATTCCGATGCTAATGGTATTAGGCCTAGAAAACCGTGCAACTGTACAAAATCTCAATGTCTAAAACT ATACTGCGATTGTTTTGCAAACGGCGAGTTCTGTCATATGTGCAACTGCAACAACTGCTCCAATAACCTTGGAAACGAAGAAGAACGACAACGGGCGATCAAATCTTGTTTAGAACGGAATCCCAACGCTTTCCGTCCGAAGATTGGAAAAGGACGTGAAACCGGCGAAGATATTAGACGACATAACAAAGGTTGTAATTGCAAACGAAGCGGTTGTTTGAAGAATTATTGCGAATGTTATGAG GCGAAAATACCGTGTTCTGAAAACTGCAAATGTATTGGTTGCCGAAACGTAGAGGAGCCAGCATTGCATAAACAATCATTGAAGGATTTGGCCGAAGCCGTCGAAGTTAGAACGGCTCAATTGAATTTAAGCAAAGCGAAAATGCAGCAAATATCTGACACGACATTCAGACCTCCAGCAGCATCAAATACTGGTGCAAG acaACCGTTTAACTTTTTGACGGATAAAGTTGTAGAAATGACATGTCAGTGCTTGATGGCCCAAGCTGAAGAAGCTGAAAGAAATATGTTTGACGATGAGACATCACAAAAATTGATCATTGAAGAATTTGGACGGTGTTTAAAAGAGATTATCGAGTCTGCACATAAAGCAGAAGCTACTTAG
- the LOC100123709 gene encoding protein lin-54 homolog isoform X2, giving the protein MSVNKGQSTRTLVEPVTLGSQTLTDTELSALTLASTEGQYTSSDYETLANIEAELECMNAEEVMTTEEDNTVIMEGIETETIIPDVEMADISQEVHNEQIIYTTAHQSSQNLILQTKPTLQRVPTSSSVQIKPNVGQTSQSQSIMIVSPATGGGASQILKISHPASASPNQLQSIAQSLITGKSPDGNIVQIRSTQGGKLTTKTSGNISMGHVQSIKTVQSGKRVAQNSQQNRNVITKMILTNTQPQSGQQVLIASSPSDSQQGQTIKFLSSNTPNLGMGSPTKTITFAQAQQMGLLPTNKVQHILPSASQKQTGIIVNKLVQSTSAQPAKLTIVPNTAVKSPAKILPAPVSGQSKSNSQVGSSSKVVHQNSQKVIIRQGSLKQGTVHNSNPIIRIPANQTISPNQVHQLQVPGRQVQYVRLVSTPSSGTSNVMTVGKTKTSTTLQTVGVSQKISGQQQIVKVVPLNTGNQTLRTVAPKSSMSGTTQRLIIPASAPVGGSSKSSTVTIPASALSQLTSGQAVLSTTSNVGNIVVLPAQYLQQADESKSKSQQSTPTLLNSSQGSQGSIGNSSGGSLSDSKTSRSFNNSDANGIRPRKPCNCTKSQCLKLYCDCFANGEFCHMCNCNNCSNNLGNEEERQRAIKSCLERNPNAFRPKIGKGRETGEDIRRHNKGCNCKRSGCLKNYCECYEAKIPCSENCKCIGCRNVEEPALHKQSLKDLAEAVEVRTAQLNLSKAKMQQISDTTFRPPAASNTGARQPFNFLTDKVVEMTCQCLMAQAEEAERNMFDDETSQKLIIEEFGRCLKEIIESAHKAEAT; this is encoded by the exons ATGTCGGTGAACAAGGGTCAAAGTACACGGACACTCGTGGAACCGGTGACTCTGGGTTCTCAAACACTCACTGACACCGAGTTAAGTGCTTTAACTTTGGCTAGTACTGAGGGACAATATACTTCGAGTGATTACGAGACGCTTGCAAATATTGAAGCTGAATTAGAATGTATGAATGCAGAAGAAGTAATGACGACAGAAGAGGATAACACTGTTATCATGGAGGGTATCGAAACTGAAACTATCATACCAGATGTGGAAATGGCTGATATTTCCCAAGAGGTACACAATGAGCAGATAATTTATACTACTGCTCATCAGAGTAGTCAGAATTTGATTTTGCAAACAAAACCTACCTTGCAGAGGGTGCCTACTTCAAGTTCAGTTCAA atAAAACCAAATGTTGGTCAAACGTCACAAAGTCAATCTATAATGATTGTTTCTCCAGCAACAGGCGGTGGTGCAAgccaaattttgaaaatttctcatCCTGCATCTGCATCTCCAAATCAATTGCAATCAATAGCACAAAGTTTAATAACAGGAAAATCACCAGATGGTAATATTGTACAAATTAGATCAACGCAAGGTGGCAAGCTGACCACTAAGACATCTGGAAATATTTCAATGGGTCATGTGCAAAGTATAAAAACAGTTCAATCTGGAAAGAGAGTAGCCCAGAATTCGCAGCAAAACAGAAAT GTTATTACAAAAATGATTTTGACCAATACTCAACCACAAAGTGGGCAACAAGTTTTAATTGCTTCGTCACCCAGTGATAGTCAGCAAGGGCAAACCATCAAATTTTTGAGTAGTAATACTCCTAATCTAGGTATGGGAAGTCCAACTAAAACCATAACGTTTGCACAAGCTCAACAAATGGGTCTACTTCCAACAAACAAAGTACAACATATTTTACCATCAGCATCACAAAAACAAACG GGaataattgtaaataagtTGGTGCAATCAACATCAGCTCAACCTGCAAAGTTGACTATTGTTCCAAATACTGCTGTCAAATCTCCTGCAAAAATCTTGCCAGCTCCAGTTTCTGGACAATCAAAGTCTAATTCACAAGTTGGTTCATCGTCGAAAGTTGTACATCAGAATTCACAAAAAGTTATCATCCGACAA GGTTCACTAAAACAAGGGACTGTTCATAACAGTAATCCTATTATCAGGATACCAGCTAATCAAACTATTAGTCCTAATCAAGTACATCAGTTACAAGTACCTGGGCGTCAG GTACAGTATGTTCGACTTGTTAGTACACCATCCTCAGGAACTAGTAATGTAATGACAGTTGGAAAGACGAAAACATCAACAACACTTCAAACAGTTGGAGTTTCACAAAAAATCAGTGGCCAACAACAGATAGTAAAG GTGGTACCATTAAATACTGGAAATCAAACTCTTAGAACAGTAGCACCAAAATCATCAATGTCAGGTACCACTCAAAGATTAATAATACCTGCCTCTGCACCTGTTGGAGGATCATCAAAAAGCAGTACTGTAACTATTCCTGCATCTGCTCTAAGTCAACTTACATCAGGACAAGCTGTTCTATCTACTACTTCAAATGTTGGTAACATAGTAGTTCTCCCAGCGCAGTATCTCCAGCAG GCAGATGAATCGAAAAGTAAATCTCAACAATCAACGCCGACTTTATTAAATAGTTCACAAGGTTCACAAGGTTCCATAGGAAATTCATCAGGTGGCTCGTTATCGGATTCGAAAACTTCGAGATCATTCAATAATTCCGATGCTAATGGTATTAGGCCTAGAAAACCGTGCAACTGTACAAAATCTCAATGTCTAAAACT ATACTGCGATTGTTTTGCAAACGGCGAGTTCTGTCATATGTGCAACTGCAACAACTGCTCCAATAACCTTGGAAACGAAGAAGAACGACAACGGGCGATCAAATCTTGTTTAGAACGGAATCCCAACGCTTTCCGTCCGAAGATTGGAAAAGGACGTGAAACCGGCGAAGATATTAGACGACATAACAAAGGTTGTAATTGCAAACGAAGCGGTTGTTTGAAGAATTATTGCGAATGTTATGAG GCGAAAATACCGTGTTCTGAAAACTGCAAATGTATTGGTTGCCGAAACGTAGAGGAGCCAGCATTGCATAAACAATCATTGAAGGATTTGGCCGAAGCCGTCGAAGTTAGAACGGCTCAATTGAATTTAAGCAAAGCGAAAATGCAGCAAATATCTGACACGACATTCAGACCTCCAGCAGCATCAAATACTGGTGCAAG acaACCGTTTAACTTTTTGACGGATAAAGTTGTAGAAATGACATGTCAGTGCTTGATGGCCCAAGCTGAAGAAGCTGAAAGAAATATGTTTGACGATGAGACATCACAAAAATTGATCATTGAAGAATTTGGACGGTGTTTAAAAGAGATTATCGAGTCTGCACATAAAGCAGAAGCTACTTAG
- the LOC100120493 gene encoding COP9 signalosome complex subunit 4 produces MVVTMASAMRQQLANLAHSGGSHKDQAEKYRSFLDAILTSSGDELAETLKVFIEAIVNENVSLVISRQVLTDVSNRLQVLPDEISKAVSHYTLDKVQPRVISFEEQVASIRQHLADIYERNQNWREAANVLVGIPLETGQKQYTVDYKLETYLKIARLYLEDDDSIQAEAFINRASLLQAESKNEQLQIYYKVCYARVLDYRRKFIEAAQRYNELSYRSIIHEDERMTALRNALICTVLASAGQQRSRMLATLFKDERCQQLPAYSILEKMYLDRIIRRSELEEFEALLQPHQKACTADGLGSTILDRAVIEHNLLSASKLYNNITFEELGSLLEIPPGKAEKIASQMITEGRMNGYIDQIDSIVHFETRESLPTWDKQIQSLCYQVNQIIEKIAQTEPEWIAKAMDNQMVH; encoded by the exons ATGGTCGTCACCATGGCCTCGGCGATGCGTCAACAGCTCGCGAATTTAGCTCATTCCGGCGGTTCTCACAAGGATCAAGCCGAAAA GTACAGATCGTTCCTGGATGCGATCCTCACGTCGTCCGGCGACGAACTCGCCGAAACTTTGAAAGTCTTCATCGAAGCAA tCGTTAACGAGAATGTCAGTTTGGTTATCTCCAGACAAGTGTTGACAGACGTCAGTAATAGACTGCAGGTGCTGCCGGACGAAATTTCAAAGGCAGTTTCCCATTACACGTTAGATAAG GTACAACCTAGGGTAATTTCCTTTGAGGAGCAAGTCGCAAGCATCAGGCAACATTTGGCTGACATTTATGAACGCAATCAAAACTGGCGTGAAGCAGCTAATGTTCTTGTTGGTATACCACTAGAAACTGGACAAAA ACAATACACAGTAGATTACAAACTTGAGACATACCTCAAAATTGCAAGACTTTACCTAGAAGATGATGATTCAATCCAagcagaagcttttataaacaGAGCATCCTTGCTGCag GCTGAGTCAAAGAACGAACAgttacaaatttattataaagtttgttatGCCAGGGTATTAGATTACAGAAGAAAGTTTATAGAAGCTGCTCAAAGATACAATGAATTGTCTTATAGATCGATTATTCACGAGGATGAGCGTATGACTGCTCTCAGGAATGCTCTTATTTGCACAGTTCTAGCTTCAGCTGGTCAACAGAGGAGTCGTATGTTAGCTACATTGTTCAAGGATGAGAGGTGTCAGCAGCTTCCAGCATACTCCATCttggaaaaaatgtatttagaTCGAATTATTCGTCGTTCCGAGCTAGAAGAATTCGAAGCTCTTTTACAGCCTCATCAAAAAGCTTGCACAGCAGATGGACTTGGTTCAACCATTCTTGATCGTGCTGTTATTGAACACAATTTGCTATCAGCTAGCAAACTGTACAATAATATTACTTTTGAAGAGCTGGGGTCACTTTTAGAAATACCACCAGGAAAAGCTGAAAAAATTGCCAGTCAAATGATAACTGAAGGAAGAATGAACGGTTACATCGATCAAATTGATTCTATTGTACATTTTGAAA CAAGAGAAAGTTTACCTACATGGGATAAGCAAATCCAGTCTCTCTGTTATCAAGTGAACcaaattatcgaaaaaatCGCTCAAACCGAACCAGAATGGATAGCAAAAGCTATGGATAATCAGATGGtacattaa